From one Simplicispira suum genomic stretch:
- the tolB gene encoding Tol-Pal system beta propeller repeat protein TolB, with translation MTIPTLPIPHSLTSSRRAALATLGSLAAVPALAQFRVEVSGIGLTQLPIAIAPFRGEAQSPQKISAIVQADLERSGQFRAVDASGAALDETSRPDVALWRQKSADSLVSGSITRLADGRYDIRFRLWDVVRGQDLGGQSYVIVQADLRLVAHRIADFVYEKLTGDKGVFSTRLTYVTKSGARHTLWVADADGENAQTALASPEPIISPAWSPNGRQIAYVSFESRKPVVYVHDVATGRRRLIANFRGSNSAPAWAPDGKSLAVTLSRDGNSQIYTIDANGGEPRRLIQSAGIDTEPLYAPDGRTIYFVSDRGGAPQIYRMPASGGNPERVTFDGSYNISPALSPDGRWLAYISRAGGGFKLHVMDLTNGSIRAITDTTADESPSFAPNSRLIVYATQQQGREALMTTTLDGKIKARLAGQGGDLREPDWGPFQNQ, from the coding sequence ATGACTATCCCAACATTGCCTATCCCACACTCATTGACGAGTTCGCGCCGCGCGGCGCTCGCCACCCTTGGTTCCCTCGCTGCCGTTCCTGCGCTGGCACAGTTCCGCGTTGAGGTGTCGGGCATCGGGCTGACCCAACTGCCCATTGCCATTGCACCATTTCGCGGCGAAGCCCAGTCTCCGCAAAAAATATCGGCCATCGTGCAGGCCGACCTGGAGCGCAGTGGTCAGTTTCGCGCCGTGGACGCCAGTGGCGCCGCATTGGACGAGACCTCCCGCCCAGACGTCGCCCTGTGGCGGCAAAAGAGCGCCGATTCGCTGGTCAGCGGCAGCATTACACGCCTTGCCGACGGGCGCTATGACATCCGCTTTCGTCTCTGGGACGTGGTGCGCGGGCAAGATCTCGGTGGACAGAGCTATGTCATTGTTCAGGCCGACCTGCGCCTGGTGGCGCACCGCATCGCCGATTTTGTTTACGAAAAACTCACGGGCGACAAGGGTGTTTTCTCCACGCGACTGACCTACGTCACCAAGTCGGGCGCGCGCCATACCCTATGGGTGGCCGATGCAGATGGCGAAAACGCCCAGACTGCTCTTGCCAGTCCCGAGCCCATTATTTCGCCCGCTTGGTCACCGAACGGCCGGCAAATCGCGTACGTGTCGTTTGAGTCGCGCAAGCCCGTGGTGTACGTGCACGACGTCGCCACCGGCCGTCGGCGCCTGATTGCCAATTTCCGCGGCTCCAACAGCGCGCCTGCCTGGGCGCCAGATGGCAAGTCGCTGGCCGTCACGCTTAGCCGCGACGGCAACTCGCAGATCTACACCATTGATGCCAATGGCGGTGAACCACGCCGACTGATCCAGAGCGCCGGGATTGACACCGAGCCCCTGTATGCGCCCGACGGGCGAACGATTTATTTCGTCAGTGACCGGGGCGGTGCGCCGCAGATTTACCGAATGCCCGCCAGCGGTGGCAACCCCGAGCGCGTAACTTTTGACGGCAGCTACAACATTTCTCCCGCGCTCAGCCCCGATGGACGCTGGCTCGCCTATATCTCCCGTGCTGGGGGCGGATTCAAGCTGCATGTCATGGATCTGACCAATGGCAGCATACGTGCCATCACCGACACGACGGCAGACGAGAGTCCGAGCTTCGCGCCCAACAGCCGCTTGATCGTCTACGCCACCCAGCAGCAAGGCCGTGAAGCACTCATGACTACCACGCTTGATGGCAAGATCAAAGCGCGGCTGGCAGGGCAGGGCGGTGACCTGCGCGAGCCCGACTGGGGCCCGTTCCAGAACCAATGA
- the msbA gene encoding lipid A export permease/ATP-binding protein MsbA yields the protein MPSSDPGATAPHKSAPTPSPALSSAPLLARLARLSDYFRGQRLAWTVAVVATLIGAITEPLIPALLKPLLDRGFTQGNLQLWMVPLAIMGVFLVRGLAQFVGQYALARIANDGMLILRETLFARLLAADMALFSRQSASSLSNTVVYEVQTGATLLVQALLGLSRDGFTLLALLGYLLYLNWQLTLIVGLVVPGVAWIMKTLSRRLYRITKTSQQATDALAYVVEENVLAHRMVRLHAAQPGQSERFGALSRNLRGLAIKATIASAAMTPLTQLLAAAALSAVICTALWQSRGAATQDVTVGGFVAFITAMLMLIAPIRRLADVANPITRGVAALERGLALLGETPAETGGSHTSARAQGAIVFDQVSVAFAADRPPALDRVSFSVKPGEIIALVGPSGAGKTTLVNLLPRFVACDQGQVLLDGHALEQWDLQSLRAQFALVSQDVVMFNDTLAANVALGGPLDTQRVSDCLAAANLAEHVAGLPQGMHTQVGHNAVQLSGGQRQRLAIARALYKDAPILILDEATSALDTESERLVQEALARLMRGRTTLVIAHRLSTIEHADRVVVMDRGRVAEQGSHQELMQAGGLYARLQSRPEAANAPA from the coding sequence ATGCCTTCATCCGATCCTGGCGCCACGGCGCCGCACAAGAGCGCGCCAACGCCCTCTCCAGCGCTCTCTTCCGCGCCCCTGCTGGCGCGGCTCGCCCGCCTCTCGGACTATTTTCGTGGGCAGCGCCTGGCCTGGACCGTGGCGGTGGTCGCCACCTTGATTGGCGCCATCACCGAACCGCTGATTCCCGCCCTGCTCAAGCCTTTGCTGGACCGTGGCTTCACGCAGGGCAATTTGCAGCTCTGGATGGTGCCGCTGGCGATCATGGGTGTTTTTCTGGTGCGCGGGCTGGCGCAATTTGTCGGCCAGTATGCGCTGGCGCGCATCGCCAATGACGGCATGCTGATCCTCAGGGAAACGCTTTTTGCGCGCCTGCTGGCCGCCGACATGGCGCTTTTTTCCCGGCAATCGGCCAGCAGCCTTTCGAACACCGTAGTGTACGAAGTGCAAACCGGCGCCACGCTGCTGGTGCAGGCCTTGCTGGGGCTCTCGCGCGACGGTTTTACGCTGCTGGCACTGCTGGGCTATCTGCTGTACCTCAACTGGCAGCTGACATTGATCGTAGGCCTGGTTGTGCCGGGCGTAGCCTGGATCATGAAAACACTCTCGCGCCGGCTCTACCGCATCACCAAAACCAGCCAGCAGGCCACCGATGCCCTGGCCTACGTGGTTGAAGAAAATGTGCTGGCGCACCGCATGGTGCGCTTGCACGCGGCGCAGCCGGGCCAGTCGGAGCGGTTTGGGGCTCTCAGCCGGAACCTGCGCGGCCTGGCAATCAAGGCCACCATCGCCTCGGCTGCCATGACGCCCCTGACCCAACTGCTGGCCGCAGCCGCACTCTCTGCGGTGATCTGCACGGCCCTGTGGCAAAGCCGAGGGGCGGCGACGCAGGATGTGACGGTGGGGGGCTTTGTCGCCTTCATCACCGCCATGCTGATGCTGATTGCCCCCATCCGCCGGCTGGCCGACGTGGCCAACCCGATCACCCGCGGCGTGGCGGCATTGGAGCGCGGCTTGGCCCTGCTGGGCGAGACACCCGCAGAAACCGGCGGCAGCCACACCAGTGCGCGGGCGCAGGGGGCCATTGTGTTTGACCAGGTGAGCGTGGCCTTTGCGGCCGACCGTCCTCCGGCGCTGGACCGGGTCAGTTTTTCCGTCAAACCGGGCGAAATCATTGCCCTGGTCGGCCCCTCGGGCGCCGGAAAAACCACCCTGGTCAACCTGTTGCCACGTTTTGTCGCCTGTGATCAGGGGCAAGTGCTGCTCGACGGCCACGCGCTGGAGCAGTGGGACCTGCAAAGCCTACGGGCCCAGTTTGCATTGGTCAGCCAGGACGTGGTGATGTTCAACGACACGCTGGCGGCCAATGTGGCGTTGGGTGGTCCGCTGGACACGCAGCGCGTCAGCGACTGCCTGGCCGCAGCCAATCTGGCCGAGCATGTGGCCGGCCTGCCGCAGGGTATGCATACGCAGGTGGGGCACAACGCGGTACAGCTTTCGGGAGGGCAGCGCCAGCGCCTGGCCATTGCCCGCGCGCTGTACAAGGACGCCCCGATTCTGATCCTCGATGAAGCCACCTCGGCGCTCGACACGGAATCAGAGCGCTTGGTGCAGGAAGCGCTGGCGCGCCTGATGCGTGGCCGAACCACCCTCGTGATCGCACACCGGCTCTCGACCATTGAGCACGCCGACCGTGTCGTGGTGATGGATCGCGGCCGGGTGGCAGAGCAAGGCTCACACCAGGAGCTGATGCAAGCGGGCGGCCTGTATGCACGCCTTCAGTCGCGGCCCGAGGCGGCCAACGCGCCCGCCTGA
- a CDS encoding ankyrin repeat domain-containing protein produces MIARRSIFVLGLLAFGQVASAGSYEDFFVAIQRDDGITVESLLRRGFDPNTTDAKGQPGLCVAILADSLRAAAALLRAPNLDVNARNANKETALMLAALRGQSDMVRTLLGLDADVNHPGWTALHYAASGTSSYQVEIISLLLEHYAYIDAASPNGSTPLMMAAQYGTDESVALLLREGADPSLRNQLRLNAVDFALRAERKDLAKAIADAIRRRQPQRGRW; encoded by the coding sequence ATGATCGCTCGGCGCAGCATCTTCGTTCTGGGTCTGCTGGCGTTTGGGCAGGTGGCCAGCGCAGGCTCGTACGAAGATTTTTTTGTCGCTATCCAGCGCGATGATGGCATCACCGTAGAGTCGTTGTTGCGCCGCGGGTTTGATCCCAACACCACCGACGCCAAAGGCCAGCCCGGCCTGTGCGTGGCCATCTTGGCGGACTCCTTGCGCGCCGCCGCTGCTCTGTTGCGTGCACCGAACCTTGACGTCAACGCACGCAATGCCAATAAAGAGACGGCTCTGATGCTTGCGGCCCTGCGTGGGCAGAGCGACATGGTGCGAACGTTGCTGGGGCTGGACGCCGACGTGAACCATCCGGGCTGGACCGCCTTGCACTACGCAGCGTCTGGAACCAGCTCTTACCAGGTCGAAATCATTTCCCTGCTGCTGGAGCACTACGCCTACATTGACGCAGCTTCCCCCAATGGAAGTACCCCGTTGATGATGGCGGCCCAGTACGGTACCGACGAATCGGTGGCGCTATTGTTGCGTGAGGGCGCCGACCCATCGCTGCGCAATCAGTTGCGTCTGAATGCCGTGGACTTTGCGCTGCGGGCCGAACGCAAGGATCTCGCAAAAGCCATTGCCGATGCGATCCGGCGCCGTCAGCCGCAACGCGGCCGCTGGTAG